A region from the Melioribacter roseus P3M-2 genome encodes:
- a CDS encoding MFS transporter, producing MKLFLNKNLRIIYAITLISVMGVASVTPAFPDIARHFNLSGKEIGLLIVFFTLPGVIFTPILGILADRYGRNKVLVPSLLLFGLAGFACVFLAGFEYLLILRFFQGVGAASLGSLNVTLIGYLFEGSRRAEAMGYNASVLSVATSAYPFIGGLLASISWHYVFILPAFAIPVAMIVIIYLNNPEHSKSQTLKDYLANALKSIKSLNAIILFSVSLVTFILLYGSYLTYLPFLLNKTYKFNSAHIGIVMSVMSFTTAIVSSRLGKLSTTLSYKQIMTLSFIFYGIALLALSLGYTLWLLIISVIIYGVGQGLNLPTIQTLLSSITPFEYRAAFMSFNGMVLRTGQTIGPALMGIAFSLGGLRAVFYAGAFLAFMALIPISLIKIKQV from the coding sequence ATGAAGTTATTCCTTAATAAAAATCTGCGGATAATATACGCCATTACGCTTATTTCCGTAATGGGAGTCGCCAGCGTTACTCCCGCCTTCCCCGATATAGCCCGACATTTCAACTTGAGCGGCAAAGAAATTGGGTTGCTTATCGTATTCTTTACGCTGCCCGGAGTAATATTTACTCCGATACTCGGAATTCTTGCAGACCGCTACGGCAGAAATAAAGTGCTCGTTCCGTCTTTGCTTTTATTCGGCTTAGCGGGATTTGCCTGTGTTTTCCTTGCCGGATTTGAATATCTGTTGATATTAAGATTTTTTCAGGGAGTCGGAGCGGCTTCGTTAGGTTCTTTAAATGTTACGTTAATCGGATATTTATTTGAAGGAAGTCGAAGAGCCGAGGCGATGGGTTACAATGCAAGCGTGCTCAGCGTTGCCACTTCGGCGTATCCGTTCATTGGCGGTTTACTTGCAAGCATAAGCTGGCATTATGTCTTTATTCTTCCTGCGTTTGCAATCCCTGTGGCGATGATTGTAATAATATATCTTAACAATCCTGAACATTCAAAATCACAAACCCTGAAAGATTATCTCGCAAATGCATTAAAAAGCATTAAATCTTTGAATGCAATAATTCTCTTTTCCGTAAGTCTTGTCACATTTATACTTTTATACGGTTCGTATCTGACGTACCTTCCTTTTCTATTAAACAAAACGTATAAGTTTAACTCGGCTCATATCGGCATTGTAATGTCCGTTATGTCTTTTACAACGGCAATAGTTTCTTCCCGGCTGGGAAAGCTCTCAACTACTTTATCATATAAACAAATAATGACGCTCTCTTTTATTTTTTACGGAATTGCCCTTCTTGCTTTATCGCTCGGCTATACTTTATGGCTTCTCATAATATCGGTAATTATATACGGCGTAGGTCAGGGATTGAATTTACCTACAATCCAGACATTATTAAGCAGTATAACCCCATTCGAGTATCGCGCGGCATTTATGTCCTTTAACGGCATGGTTCTCAGAACCGGTCAAACAATCGGACCGGCATTGATGGGCATTGCTTTTAGCTTAGGCGGTCTTCGTGCCGTTTTTTATGCCGGAGCTTTTCTTGCATTTATGGCATTGATACCGATCTCTTTAATCAAAATCAAGCAAGTATAA
- a CDS encoding class I SAM-dependent rRNA methyltransferase, with amino-acid sequence MNSVILGKNEDRRIKKGHLWIFSNEIKSVEGSPENGELVRILDAKRNYLGTGFYNKNSLISVRFISKQKEVDLTQLFKSRILNAFAYRKKVYPNRESFRLIFSESDLIPGLIIDKYNNSYALQVYSAGIEKNINVIVDILKKELGAKNIFTKNEEYFRRLEGLPVEDYVYAGEMEKEIIDDGSIKYEIDFSDSHKTGFYFDQCDNRQYAGRFCNGFEALDCFCNSGGFGLHAAYNKCKSITFVDSSAREIERAEHNFKLNSFAAESSFIVDDVFDFLNKKIEEGKKYDVVIIDPPAFAKNKKNLPAAIKGYEKLNGLAMNVLKDGGVLFTSSCSYHLRDYEFINVINNAANKNGRYARIIYFNHASLDHPRLTSMEETVYLKFAGVILA; translated from the coding sequence ATGAACAGCGTAATACTCGGAAAGAACGAAGACAGAAGAATTAAAAAAGGCCATCTCTGGATATTCAGCAATGAAATAAAATCCGTGGAAGGATCTCCGGAAAACGGCGAACTTGTACGGATACTGGATGCAAAAAGGAATTATCTTGGTACTGGCTTTTATAACAAGAACTCGTTGATAAGCGTAAGATTTATATCCAAACAAAAAGAAGTCGATTTAACGCAGCTGTTCAAATCGAGAATCTTGAATGCTTTCGCCTACAGAAAAAAAGTATATCCGAACCGGGAGTCCTTCAGATTGATTTTCAGCGAAAGCGATTTGATTCCCGGATTGATAATCGATAAGTACAATAATTCTTACGCGTTGCAGGTCTATTCCGCGGGCATCGAAAAAAATATAAATGTTATTGTCGATATTTTAAAAAAAGAGCTCGGCGCTAAAAACATATTTACGAAAAACGAAGAATATTTCAGAAGACTGGAAGGTTTGCCGGTTGAAGACTATGTTTATGCGGGCGAAATGGAAAAGGAAATTATTGACGACGGTTCGATAAAATACGAAATCGATTTCTCCGACAGCCATAAAACGGGATTTTATTTTGACCAGTGCGACAACAGGCAATATGCGGGTAGGTTTTGCAACGGATTCGAAGCGCTCGATTGTTTCTGCAATTCGGGCGGATTCGGATTGCACGCGGCTTACAATAAATGTAAAAGCATTACGTTTGTAGATTCTTCCGCACGCGAAATCGAAAGAGCGGAACACAATTTCAAATTAAACTCTTTTGCTGCCGAATCGTCTTTTATAGTTGACGATGTGTTTGATTTCCTTAATAAAAAAATTGAAGAAGGCAAAAAGTACGACGTTGTAATAATCGACCCGCCGGCGTTTGCAAAAAATAAGAAAAATCTGCCCGCCGCAATTAAAGGCTACGAAAAGTTAAACGGACTGGCAATGAACGTATTGAAAGACGGCGGAGTTTTGTTTACTTCTTCGTGTTCTTATCACTTGAGGGATTATGAATTTATCAACGTAATTAACAATGCGGCAAATAAGAACGGGCGTTATGCCAGAATAATTTATTTCAATCATGCCTCGCTCGATCATCCTCGTCTCACTTCGATGGAAGAAACAGTTTATCTGAAATTTGCAGGCGTTATACTTGCTTGA
- a CDS encoding alpha-N-arabinofuranosidase has translation MQRVIIFFLILFVSLNAQNKIVINADLGKYKIDKNIYGHFSEHLGRCIYDGFYVGDTNKIIPNTRGIRNDIVKALRKMKVPVLRWPGGCFADTYHWKDGIGPRSERPTIVNTWWGGVTEDNSFGTHEFMDLCEQLGAEPYISGNVGSGTVREMAEWVQYTNFDGRSPMSDLRKKNGREKPWNVKYWGIGNETWGCGGHMRPEYYADIYRAFATYLPGNSNVKLFRIASGAAGDDYNWTEVLLKNIPLNLIEGIGVHHYAVIDWNAKGSATDFTEEQYFKTMQQALRMEKIVKGHINIMDKYDPQNRVALAVDEWGGWYDVEPGTNPGFLYQQNTMRDALLAGATLNIFNNYCRRVKMANLAQTVNVLQAVVLTKEEKIILTPTYHVMEMYNVHHDATMLPVDVTSEKYTVDGKSLDAISCSASKDENGKIHISLVNIDINKKHNIVIDLRGTEVSKCTGRILTSEKVQDHNTFENPEKIKPAAFNGFKLNGNKLRIELPATSVVVLELE, from the coding sequence ATGCAACGGGTTATTATCTTCTTCTTAATCCTTTTCGTAAGTCTTAACGCACAAAACAAAATTGTAATCAACGCCGATCTGGGCAAGTACAAAATCGATAAAAATATTTACGGACATTTTTCCGAACATCTGGGCAGATGCATATACGACGGATTTTATGTCGGCGACACAAACAAGATTATTCCCAATACCAGAGGTATAAGAAACGACATTGTGAAAGCTCTCAGAAAAATGAAGGTGCCCGTATTGAGATGGCCCGGCGGATGCTTTGCCGATACTTATCACTGGAAAGACGGTATCGGACCTAGATCCGAAAGACCGACAATTGTCAATACCTGGTGGGGCGGAGTAACGGAGGACAACAGTTTCGGCACGCACGAATTTATGGATCTTTGCGAGCAACTCGGAGCCGAACCGTATATTTCCGGCAATGTGGGAAGCGGTACTGTCCGTGAAATGGCGGAGTGGGTCCAATATACGAATTTCGACGGCAGAAGCCCCATGAGCGACCTCCGCAAGAAAAACGGCAGGGAAAAACCGTGGAACGTAAAATATTGGGGCATCGGTAACGAAACCTGGGGCTGCGGCGGGCATATGAGACCAGAATATTATGCCGATATCTACAGGGCTTTTGCTACATATTTGCCCGGCAATTCCAACGTTAAATTATTCAGAATTGCTTCCGGAGCCGCAGGCGACGATTATAACTGGACTGAAGTATTGCTTAAGAATATTCCTTTGAATCTCATCGAAGGTATCGGAGTTCATCACTATGCCGTGATCGATTGGAACGCTAAAGGCTCGGCTACCGATTTTACTGAAGAACAGTATTTCAAAACAATGCAGCAAGCGCTCAGAATGGAAAAAATTGTAAAAGGTCATATTAATATTATGGATAAATACGACCCGCAGAATCGCGTGGCGCTGGCTGTTGACGAATGGGGCGGCTGGTACGACGTAGAACCCGGCACAAATCCCGGCTTTTTATATCAACAGAATACAATGAGAGATGCATTGCTTGCAGGCGCTACATTAAACATTTTCAACAATTACTGCCGCCGCGTTAAGATGGCAAATCTGGCTCAAACGGTAAACGTCCTGCAGGCCGTTGTTTTGACAAAAGAAGAAAAAATAATTCTTACTCCGACCTATCATGTAATGGAAATGTATAATGTTCATCACGACGCAACTATGCTGCCCGTCGATGTAACTTCCGAAAAATATACGGTCGACGGAAAATCTCTCGATGCAATATCTTGTTCGGCTTCGAAAGATGAGAACGGCAAAATTCATATTTCGCTCGTAAATATCGACATTAACAAAAAACATAATATTGTAATCGACCTCAGGGGAACTGAAGTAAGCAAATGCACGGGTAGAATTCTGACGTCCGAAAAAGTGCAGGATCACAATACTTTCGAGAATCCGGAAAAAATTAAGCCCGCCGCTTTCAATGGATTCAAATTAAACGGGAATAAACTCCGGATTGAACTTCCTGCCACTTCGGTTGTCGTGCTTGAGCTGGAATGA
- a CDS encoding GH36-type glycosyl hydrolase domain-containing protein, with translation MKYGHFDDQKREYVITRPDTPLPWINYLGTEHYFGIISNTAGGYSFYQDARLRRLTRYRYNNIPMDSNGRYLYIKDGDTVWNPMWKPMRVPLDKYECRHGLGYTKITGEKNGLEVSALYFVPIGARNEVWHVEVKNNSNDKKNIRMWSFVEWCLWEAYDDMTNFQRNYSTGQVEIENGTIFHITEYRERRNHYGYFACSEKVSGYDSSRDAFVGLHYGLDAPRAVIEGECRNSTAYGWLPIGVHQIDIELKPGESKKINFILGYAENPPEEKYLPDGKIRKDEFFNVREKFLSSENVEKSFEELKSYWDKLLSVYHAETANEHVNRMVNVWNQYQCMVTFNMSRSASLYESGIGRGMGYRDSNQDVLGFVHMIPERARQRILDIASTQLSDGTCYHQYQPLTKKGNADIGGGFNDDPLWLILSTSAYIRETGDTTILDEKIGYADKPDSDATLMDHLHLSLNYTLNNRGPHGLPLIGHADWNDCLNLNCFSTTPGESFQLAGHIENDRIAESVMIAGLFCRACEEMAGILNFIGKKNEADDYKKKAAEMRDVIYKHGWDGEWFLRAYDSYGEKVGSKENKEGKIFIESQGWSILGGTGLENGHALKALDSVKEYLATPNGIILQQPAYSTYYPHLGEISSYPPGYKENAGIFTHNNTWIQIAETIVGRGDRAFEYYLSICPSKKEEQIDIYRSEPYVYSQMTAGKDAPTYGEAKNSWLTGTAAWSFVSVSQYILGIRPDFDGLVIDPCIPSEWKELKVQRKFRNAVYNITIKNPSGINKGVKKITLDGKEIQGNKLPVLNDGIEHEALVVLEK, from the coding sequence ATGAAATACGGACATTTCGACGATCAAAAAAGAGAATATGTAATAACCCGTCCCGATACTCCTTTACCATGGATTAATTATCTGGGGACAGAGCATTACTTCGGTATAATATCGAATACGGCGGGCGGTTACAGTTTTTATCAGGATGCGCGCCTAAGAAGACTAACCAGATACCGCTACAATAATATTCCGATGGACAGCAACGGCAGGTATCTTTATATCAAGGACGGCGATACTGTTTGGAACCCGATGTGGAAGCCGATGAGAGTTCCGCTAGATAAATACGAATGCCGCCACGGACTCGGTTATACAAAAATTACAGGAGAGAAAAACGGGCTAGAAGTATCCGCGCTTTATTTTGTGCCAATAGGAGCGCGGAATGAAGTATGGCACGTAGAAGTTAAAAATAATTCGAATGATAAGAAAAATATAAGAATGTGGAGCTTTGTCGAATGGTGTCTGTGGGAAGCTTACGACGATATGACGAACTTTCAGAGGAATTATTCAACCGGTCAGGTGGAAATTGAAAACGGAACAATCTTTCATATTACCGAATACAGAGAAAGACGCAATCATTACGGATATTTTGCCTGCAGCGAGAAAGTCTCGGGGTATGATTCCAGCAGGGATGCTTTCGTAGGGCTCCATTACGGACTCGACGCGCCGCGAGCCGTTATTGAAGGAGAATGTAGGAACAGTACTGCATACGGTTGGCTTCCGATAGGCGTTCATCAAATCGATATCGAATTAAAACCCGGCGAGTCGAAAAAAATCAATTTCATCCTTGGCTATGCCGAAAATCCTCCTGAAGAAAAATATCTGCCCGACGGCAAAATTAGAAAAGACGAATTCTTTAATGTAAGAGAAAAATTCCTTTCGTCGGAAAATGTTGAAAAATCTTTCGAAGAACTGAAATCATACTGGGATAAACTTCTTTCGGTTTATCACGCCGAAACTGCAAACGAACACGTTAACAGAATGGTAAACGTCTGGAATCAATATCAATGTATGGTAACGTTTAATATGTCGAGGTCGGCGTCGCTTTACGAATCGGGAATCGGTAGAGGAATGGGATACCGCGACAGTAATCAGGACGTTCTGGGCTTTGTCCATATGATTCCCGAACGGGCGCGACAGAGAATACTCGATATAGCATCTACACAGCTTTCTGACGGAACTTGTTATCATCAATACCAGCCTTTGACTAAGAAAGGGAATGCGGATATCGGAGGAGGATTCAACGACGACCCGCTCTGGCTAATCCTGTCCACTTCCGCTTATATCAGAGAAACTGGCGATACGACAATCCTCGATGAAAAAATCGGATACGCAGATAAACCGGATTCGGATGCCACATTAATGGATCATCTCCATCTCTCTTTGAATTATACATTGAATAACAGAGGTCCTCACGGATTGCCACTGATTGGACACGCTGACTGGAACGATTGTCTCAACTTGAATTGTTTTTCGACCACGCCGGGAGAAAGTTTTCAATTGGCGGGACACATCGAAAACGATCGAATAGCCGAATCGGTTATGATTGCCGGTTTATTCTGCAGGGCATGCGAAGAGATGGCGGGCATTCTTAATTTTATTGGTAAGAAAAACGAAGCCGACGATTATAAAAAGAAAGCGGCGGAAATGAGAGATGTAATTTACAAACACGGATGGGACGGCGAATGGTTCCTGCGCGCTTACGATTCTTACGGAGAAAAAGTCGGTTCGAAAGAAAACAAGGAAGGCAAAATATTTATAGAAAGTCAGGGCTGGTCTATTTTAGGCGGTACAGGGCTGGAAAACGGACACGCCTTGAAAGCGCTCGACAGCGTAAAAGAATATCTCGCCACTCCCAACGGAATAATCCTTCAGCAGCCCGCATATTCAACATACTATCCGCATCTGGGAGAAATTAGTTCGTATCCTCCGGGCTATAAAGAGAACGCCGGAATTTTCACGCATAACAACACGTGGATTCAAATTGCGGAAACAATCGTAGGACGGGGCGACCGCGCATTTGAATATTATCTGAGCATTTGCCCTTCCAAAAAAGAAGAGCAGATCGACATTTATCGTTCCGAGCCTTATGTATACAGCCAGATGACAGCCGGAAAAGACGCCCCTACTTACGGAGAGGCAAAAAATTCGTGGTTAACCGGAACAGCCGCCTGGTCTTTCGTATCTGTTTCTCAATATATTCTGGGCATTCGTCCGGACTTCGACGGATTGGTAATAGACCCATGCATACCGTCTGAATGGAAAGAACTGAAAGTTCAAAGAAAATTTAGGAATGCCGTATATAACATTACGATTAAAAATCCTTCGGGGATCAATAAGGGCGTCAAGAAAATCACTCTGGACGGAAAGGAAATCCAGGGAAATAAATTGCCGGTTCTAAACGACGGAATCGAACACGAAGCGCTGGTCGTGCTGGAAAAGTGA
- a CDS encoding J domain-containing protein: MNIRKLRETADFVFEQKRYDEAFYIYDAIYKNVWTAIGTTHSALSGFSQNYLNSSFKASYEFKNMFVPQAVESVCKKWFDMDTDQTLNELAFTTYGHLQCISYSPELSITIPSDEVYNEFLVLHTLVLEMGSDSWINSLLKIVTPVVENNKLIKLRPNLKIDKVKQNIIENSARIKDTDWYNVNLFMLDYLFNIGDNSSELFTSVNDIVGFYFRQRTHRKSSRKEERTYTQYEKYEKYEKYERFEKYERRTSSDTDDFDATKATDFEKAKYYGKLLGLSGKVTKSYIRKRYLDLISKYHPDRVSDLGDELKALAEKKTKQINAAYEWFKQKYKL, translated from the coding sequence ATGAACATACGTAAGTTGAGAGAAACCGCGGACTTTGTATTCGAACAAAAAAGATACGACGAGGCTTTTTATATCTACGACGCCATTTACAAAAATGTATGGACGGCTATCGGCACTACGCATTCCGCTCTGTCGGGGTTTTCACAGAATTATTTGAATTCCAGCTTCAAAGCCTCTTATGAATTCAAGAATATGTTCGTGCCTCAGGCGGTCGAAAGCGTTTGTAAAAAGTGGTTCGATATGGATACCGACCAAACTCTCAATGAATTAGCCTTTACCACTTACGGTCATCTTCAATGTATCAGCTATTCGCCGGAACTTTCGATAACAATTCCTTCCGACGAAGTTTACAACGAATTTCTTGTTCTTCATACTTTGGTATTGGAAATGGGCTCGGACAGTTGGATAAATTCGCTGTTGAAAATTGTTACGCCTGTTGTAGAAAACAATAAACTGATTAAACTGAGACCCAATTTGAAAATTGACAAAGTAAAGCAAAACATTATAGAAAATTCGGCAAGAATCAAAGACACCGACTGGTATAACGTCAACTTGTTTATGCTCGATTATCTTTTCAATATAGGCGATAACAGTTCGGAACTTTTCACTTCGGTAAATGATATTGTCGGTTTTTATTTCCGGCAAAGGACTCACAGAAAGTCTTCCAGGAAAGAGGAAAGAACTTATACGCAATACGAGAAATATGAAAAGTACGAGAAATACGAACGTTTCGAAAAATACGAAAGAAGGACTTCTTCCGATACTGATGATTTTGATGCTACAAAAGCGACCGACTTTGAAAAAGCCAAATATTACGGTAAATTATTGGGATTGTCGGGGAAAGTAACCAAATCGTATATACGTAAGCGTTATCTCGATTTGATTTCCAAATATCATCCCGACAGAGTGAGCGACCTTGGAGACGAGCTTAAAGCGTTGGCAGAGAAAAAAACGAAACAAATCAATGCAGCCTACGAATGGTTCAAACAAAAATATAAACTGTAA
- a CDS encoding DUF302 domain-containing protein encodes MAYFNSKVVNYSFEDAENKIKELLQKEGFGVLTEINVKDTLKKKLDVDFRNYKIFGACNPPLAYKALLMEENIGVLLPCNVILQEKHDGTVQVSAVNPMESMQAVKNSALSEVASEVSKKLERFLSSL; translated from the coding sequence ATGGCTTATTTTAATTCGAAAGTTGTAAATTACTCTTTTGAGGACGCGGAAAATAAAATCAAAGAACTTTTGCAAAAAGAAGGTTTCGGCGTGTTGACTGAAATAAACGTTAAAGATACTTTAAAAAAAAAGCTCGATGTCGATTTTAGAAATTATAAGATATTCGGCGCCTGCAATCCACCTCTTGCTTATAAAGCCCTGCTGATGGAAGAGAATATCGGAGTGCTGCTTCCCTGTAACGTAATACTTCAGGAAAAACACGACGGCACGGTTCAGGTGAGCGCCGTCAATCCGATGGAGTCGATGCAGGCTGTAAAAAATTCCGCTCTGTCGGAAGTGGCGTCCGAAGTGTCAAAAAAGCTGGAAAGATTCCTTTCCTCTTTATAG